From a region of the Babesia bovis T2Bo chromosome 1, whole genome shotgun sequence genome:
- a CDS encoding putative integral membrane protein yields MPLSTAIKSNIAILILVVVVAYLLNYIVFRPVALTSYGTSTYYLDSIKVSAAFIGIIALFMAILGFMLSWWLITC; encoded by the coding sequence ATGCCGCTTTCAACCGCAATAAAAAGCAATATTGCTATATTGATTTTGGTTGTGGTGGTAGCGTATCTCTTAAACTACATAGTTTTTCGACCAGTGGCGTTGACGTCATATGGTACTTCCACATATTATTTGGATTCCATCAAGGTATCTGCAGCTTTTATTGGCATCATAGCACTATTTATGGCTATCTTAGGATTTATGTTAAGTTGGTGGCTCATTACATGCTAA